One Mesorhizobium loti genomic window carries:
- a CDS encoding sensory transduction histidine kinase, whose protein sequence is MTSDTGKPEAVEQLLDTPDLATALESEQFKKFLDQVPIAIAVSDLVETERVVYANPEFEKLSGLKAASLARKRWTALAGTGIREQKDKALAECVVNETDFVGTFRLERGVDGPAVVDAYSNLIVDDDGRTCFRLVALVDVSFHGEDAPSVEERVREKDTLLRELQHRVKNNLQMITALIRLETRNAAEPDQKRFERLAGRVDALAILYQALSNDEQNDEVDLGIYLSQIASAVMASHAVEGIRLDMKVDTYPVSINVAMPTGLVVNELLTNALKHGFKGREGGTITLHSVVDGDGCRITIADDGVGLPAGETWPKPGKLGALIARSLTENAKAQFEVKSSATEGTRVTIVFKRSAVAS, encoded by the coding sequence ATGACATCGGATACAGGCAAGCCCGAGGCAGTGGAGCAGCTGCTCGATACGCCCGACCTCGCCACCGCGCTGGAGAGCGAACAATTCAAGAAATTCCTCGATCAGGTGCCTATTGCGATCGCTGTTTCAGACCTGGTGGAAACGGAGCGCGTCGTCTACGCCAACCCTGAATTCGAAAAACTCTCTGGCCTGAAGGCTGCCAGTCTGGCACGGAAAAGGTGGACGGCGCTTGCCGGGACCGGAATCCGTGAGCAGAAGGACAAGGCGCTGGCCGAGTGCGTTGTCAATGAAACTGATTTCGTGGGTACTTTCCGCCTGGAGCGCGGCGTCGACGGACCAGCAGTCGTCGACGCCTACTCAAATTTGATAGTGGACGACGACGGAAGAACGTGTTTCCGACTGGTTGCCTTGGTGGACGTATCCTTTCACGGTGAAGACGCGCCCTCAGTCGAGGAGCGTGTTCGCGAAAAGGATACCTTGCTGCGGGAGCTGCAGCATCGGGTAAAAAACAATCTCCAAATGATCACCGCACTCATCCGGCTGGAGACCCGCAATGCGGCGGAGCCCGACCAGAAACGGTTCGAGAGGTTGGCAGGGCGCGTCGATGCTCTTGCGATACTCTACCAGGCGCTGTCGAACGACGAGCAGAACGATGAGGTCGATCTTGGCATCTATCTCAGTCAGATAGCATCCGCGGTAATGGCTTCGCATGCGGTCGAAGGCATCCGCCTGGACATGAAGGTTGATACCTATCCGGTGTCGATCAACGTTGCGATGCCGACTGGGTTGGTTGTGAATGAACTGCTGACCAATGCGCTCAAACACGGCTTCAAGGGACGAGAAGGCGGCACGATAACGCTTCACAGCGTGGTCGATGGCGACGGATGCCGTATCACTATCGCCGATGACGGAGTTGGTTTGCCGGCGGGCGAGACATGGCCGAAGCCCGGCAAGCTCGGTGCTCTCATCGCGCGCTCCTTGACCGAGAACGCCAAAGCGCAATTCGAAGTCAAATCCAGCGCCACTGAAGGGACCAGGGTCACCATCGTTTTCAAGCGATCGGCGGTGGCGAGCTGA